One window of the Pieris brassicae chromosome 4, ilPieBrab1.1, whole genome shotgun sequence genome contains the following:
- the LOC123708134 gene encoding double-strand-break repair protein rad21 homolog isoform X1, which produces MFYAHFVLAKKGPLAKIWLAAHWDKKLTKAHVFETNIEKSVDGILKPKVKMALRTSGHLLLGVVRIYSRKAKYLLQDCNEAFVKIKMAFRPGMVDLPEEHREAAMNAITLPEVFHDFDTAMPELNEVDIEAQFSLNQSRAEEITMREDYGSLNLVTHDDGFGDMGFDTENPDIMRDAIGNEGGLEQSNLLFAEGSSLELGKDGQNAGVGGAAPVLAESHAPRMEAAPNTHLDDGFGGSIPDVGDFGHAGGLFEGDLFGDVTASSSGAGATPGMAGTSAQPQSLQAEIDAAGVGGGDTAAAPEAPDSDDDMGDHYDAGDSPHHSWAGSPAPECPPSEDAAMPPPPPPMQPTLPIPMEVDGMDSQPEIVRPEVRAETPAPALDSTTLLQNEEESFALAPVDATVLKGITKTKRKRKLIVDEVKNLTGEEMKNQLSNTSDIVITLDLAPPTRRLMHWKESGGVEKLFTLSARPIPSRVLFKKYQRNMTLRSENEDGDAKSPEPEQPVAKPRGRKRRHEEIIHHAPETPVPALLPDIQPPTPVPQEYEPSIESERVPEPTPGYQSPRSDDESPLTPGMLSSIGAPLTPGILGSLTPGTLLQGGITPGSLGHGALTPGGLTHGGMTPAGLHHGDNQPLDLGLASSGMTPSALHHGGMTPGLGLDSGMTPGGLGHGGLTPAGLHHGGMTPGGLDHGGMTPVGLQHGGMTPAGLHHGGMTPAGLGHGGMTPAGLVHGGMTPAGLGHGGMTPAGLGHGGMTPAGLSHGGMTPGGLGHGGMTPAGLQHGGMTPSDLRHGGMTPTRVLFPGVQHSGLLHPNSELPMMPQGGSHNPLLATADHLHSMSRGDYQNGLTNLGYDDQQGHNSPQHDYDLPLSVENPEEGRDSEWREAGETDEQFEERVLNRRAAQLFSLMKPKLIGEASIMFAELAPRHNNRKQVAQKFYSLLVLKKHQVLKLEQNETYGPITISRGTQFETEAL; this is translated from the exons atgttttatgCACATTTTGTGCTGGCCAAAAAGGGCCCACTGGCCAAAATTTGGCTGGCCGCCCATTGGGATAAGAAGTTAACCAAGGCTCATGTATTTGAAACTAACATAGAGAAGTCTGTTGATGGAATTCTGAAACCCAAAGTTAAGATGGCTCTGCGGACATCAGGCCATCTGTTGCTTGGTGTTGTTAGAATATACTCTAGAAAAGCAAAGTACCTTTTGCAAGACTGTAATGAAGCTTTTGTTAAGATCAAA ATGGCCTTTAGGCCTGGTATGGTAGACTTGCCTGAGGAACATCGAGAAGCAGCTATGAATGCTATTACATTGCCTGAGGTGTTTCATGATTTTGATACAGCAATGCCTGAACTTAA TGAAGTAGACATTGAAGCCCAATTCTCCCTAAATCAATCACGGGCAGAAGAGATTACAATGAGAGAGGATTATGGGTCCTTAAACTTAGTCACTCATGATGATGGTTTTGGTGATATGGGATTTGATACAGAAAATCCAGATATAATGAGAGATGCCATTGGAAATGAGGGTGGATTGGAACAA agcAACCTGTTATTTGCGGAAGGATCATCTCTTGAATTAGGGAAGGATGGACAAAATGCAGGGGTAGGTGGAGCTGCTCCAGTCCTGGCAGAATCTCATGCACCAAGGATGGAAGCTGCCCCCAACACTCACTTGGATGACGGCTTTGGCGGTTCTATACCCGATGTTGGAGATTTTGGAC ACGCCGGCGGTTTGTTTGAGGGTGATCTATTCGGTGACGTCACAGCAAGTAGTTCAGGCGCCGGCGCTACACCCGGAATGGCCGGGACATCTGCGCAGCCGCAATCATTGCAG GCTGAAATAGACGCAGCCGGAGTGGGCGGTGGCGACACGGCAGCGGCTCCTGAAGCCCCTGACTCTGACGATGACATGGGAGACCATTATGACGCCGGGGATTCTCCACATCACAG TTGGGCGGGATCTCCTGCGCCGGAGTGTCCCCCATCCGAAGATGCCGCTATGCCACCTCCACCACCGCCCATGCAGCCTACACTGCCCATACCTATG GAAGTAGATGGGATGGACTCCCAACCGGAAATAGTGCGGCCGGAAGTGCGTGCAGAGACACCTGCGCCTGCGCTCGATTCTACTACTTTGCTGCAAAACGAGGAAGAATCCTTCGCTTTGGCTCCAGTCGACGCTACTGTGCTTAAAG GCATCACAAAAACGAAACGTAAGCGTAAACTTATAGTGGACGAAGTCAAGAACTTAACCGGTGAAGAGATGAAGAACCAGTTGAGCAATACGTCTGATATCGTGATAACACTGGACCTGGCTCCTCCAACCAGGAGATTGATGCACTGGAAGGAATCCGGAGGTGTTGAGAAATTATTCACATTATCCGCTAGGCCTATACCTTCGAGGGTCCTGTTCAAG aaatacCAACGCAACATGACCCTGCGCAGTGAAAACGAAGATGGCGATGCGAAGTCTCCGGAGCCCGAGCAGCCCGTTGCGAAGCCCAGAGGAAGGAAACGAAGGCACGAGGAG ATTATTCACCACGCACCGGAAACACCTGTGCCGGCGCTTCTACCTGACATACAGCCTCCGACTCCCGTGCCTCAAGAATATGAGCCTTCTATTG AGTCAGAACGAGTGCCTGAACCCACTCCTGGATACCAGTCACCGAGGTCTGATGATGAATCTCCTCTCACTCCAG GTATGCTGAGCAGCATCGGTGCCCCATTGACTCCTGGTATACTGGGCTCTCTGACACCTGGAACTCTTCTGCAAGGTGGCATCACGCCAGGTTCACTTGGACATGGAGCATTGACGCCAg gtGGCTTGACTCATGGCGGCATGACTCCAGCTGGTCTTCATCATGGTGACAACCAACCGTTAGACCTTGGCTTAGCCTCTAGTGGAATGACACCCTCGGCATTGCACCATGGcg gcATGACTCCAGGATTAGGTTTGGACAGTGGTATGACCCCAGGTGGTCTCGGCCACGGCGGTCTTACACCTGCCGGCCTACATCATGGAGGAATGACACCAG GTGGTTTGGATCACGGAGGAATGACGCCAGTTGGCCTACAACATGGCGGTATGACTCCCGCTGGATTACACCATGGAGGAATGACACCGGCTGGTTTAGGACACGGCGGAATGACGCCGGCGGGCTTGGTTCACGGTGGAATGACTCCGGCAGGTTTAGGGCACGGAGGAATGACCCCAGCAGGATTGGGACACGGTGGAATGACCCCAGCCGGTTTGAGTCACGGTGGAATGACACCCGGTGGATTGGGTCACGGAGGAATGACACCAGCAGGATTACAACACGGAGGAATGACGCCGTCAGATTTAAGACATGGTGGAATGACGCCTACAA GAGTGTTATTTCCAGGTGTTCAGCACAGTGGTCTTTTGCACCCCAACTCTGAACTGCCGATGATGCCCCAGGGTGGATCCCACAACCCTCTTCTGGCTACTGCAGACCATCTGCACTCTATGAGCAGAGGGGACTACcag AATGGGTTGACGAATTTAGGCTATGATGACCAACAGGGTCATAACAGTCCACAGCATGATTATGACTTACCTTTGAGTGTTGAGAac CCGGAAGAGGGCAGAGACAGCGAATGGCGTGAGGCGGGTGAGACAGACGAACAGTTCGAGGAGCGAGTCTTGAATCGTCGTGCTGCGCAGCTCTTCTCCTTAATGAAGCCCAAACTCATCGGTGAAGCGAGCATCATGTTTGCAGAGCTTGCACCGAGGCATAATAATAGGAAacag gTTGCCCAGAAATTCTACAGTTTACTAGTTCTCAAAAAGCATCAAGTATTGAAACTAGAACAGAACGAGACATACGGACCCATTACTATATCCCGGGGCACCCAGTTCGAAACGGAAGCACTATAA
- the LOC123708134 gene encoding double-strand-break repair protein rad21 homolog isoform X2 yields MFYAHFVLAKKGPLAKIWLAAHWDKKLTKAHVFETNIEKSVDGILKPKVKMALRTSGHLLLGVVRIYSRKAKYLLQDCNEAFVKIKMAFRPGMVDLPEEHREAAMNAITLPEVFHDFDTAMPELNEVDIEAQFSLNQSRAEEITMREDYGSLNLVTHDDGFGDMGFDTENPDIMRDAIGNEGGLEQSNLLFAEGSSLELGKDGQNAGVGGAAPVLAESHAPRMEAAPNTHLDDGFGGSIPDVGDFGHAGGLFEGDLFGDVTASSSGAGATPGMAGTSAQPQSLQAEIDAAGVGGGDTAAAPEAPDSDDDMGDHYDAGDSPHHSWAGSPAPECPPSEDAAMPPPPPPMQPTLPIPMEVDGMDSQPEIVRPEVRAETPAPALDSTTLLQNEEESFALAPVDATVLKGITKTKRKRKLIVDEVKNLTGEEMKNQLSNTSDIVITLDLAPPTRRLMHWKESGGVEKLFTLSARPIPSRVLFKKYQRNMTLRSENEDGDAKSPEPEQPVAKPRGRKRRHEEIIHHAPETPVPALLPDIQPPTPVPQEYEPSIESERVPEPTPGYQSPRSDDESPLTPGMLSSIGAPLTPGILGSLTPGTLLQGGITPGSLGHGALTPGGLTHGGMTPAGLHHGDNQPLDLGLASSGMTPSALHHGGMTPGLGLDSGMTPGGLGHGGLTPAGLHHGGMTPGGLDHGGMTPVGLQHGGMTPAGLHHGGMTPAGLGHGGMTPAGLVHGGMTPAGLGHGGMTPAGLGHGGMTPAGLSHGGMTPGGLGHGGMTPAGLQHGGMTPSDLRHGGMTPTSVQHSGLLHPNSELPMMPQGGSHNPLLATADHLHSMSRGDYQNGLTNLGYDDQQGHNSPQHDYDLPLSVENPEEGRDSEWREAGETDEQFEERVLNRRAAQLFSLMKPKLIGEASIMFAELAPRHNNRKQVAQKFYSLLVLKKHQVLKLEQNETYGPITISRGTQFETEAL; encoded by the exons atgttttatgCACATTTTGTGCTGGCCAAAAAGGGCCCACTGGCCAAAATTTGGCTGGCCGCCCATTGGGATAAGAAGTTAACCAAGGCTCATGTATTTGAAACTAACATAGAGAAGTCTGTTGATGGAATTCTGAAACCCAAAGTTAAGATGGCTCTGCGGACATCAGGCCATCTGTTGCTTGGTGTTGTTAGAATATACTCTAGAAAAGCAAAGTACCTTTTGCAAGACTGTAATGAAGCTTTTGTTAAGATCAAA ATGGCCTTTAGGCCTGGTATGGTAGACTTGCCTGAGGAACATCGAGAAGCAGCTATGAATGCTATTACATTGCCTGAGGTGTTTCATGATTTTGATACAGCAATGCCTGAACTTAA TGAAGTAGACATTGAAGCCCAATTCTCCCTAAATCAATCACGGGCAGAAGAGATTACAATGAGAGAGGATTATGGGTCCTTAAACTTAGTCACTCATGATGATGGTTTTGGTGATATGGGATTTGATACAGAAAATCCAGATATAATGAGAGATGCCATTGGAAATGAGGGTGGATTGGAACAA agcAACCTGTTATTTGCGGAAGGATCATCTCTTGAATTAGGGAAGGATGGACAAAATGCAGGGGTAGGTGGAGCTGCTCCAGTCCTGGCAGAATCTCATGCACCAAGGATGGAAGCTGCCCCCAACACTCACTTGGATGACGGCTTTGGCGGTTCTATACCCGATGTTGGAGATTTTGGAC ACGCCGGCGGTTTGTTTGAGGGTGATCTATTCGGTGACGTCACAGCAAGTAGTTCAGGCGCCGGCGCTACACCCGGAATGGCCGGGACATCTGCGCAGCCGCAATCATTGCAG GCTGAAATAGACGCAGCCGGAGTGGGCGGTGGCGACACGGCAGCGGCTCCTGAAGCCCCTGACTCTGACGATGACATGGGAGACCATTATGACGCCGGGGATTCTCCACATCACAG TTGGGCGGGATCTCCTGCGCCGGAGTGTCCCCCATCCGAAGATGCCGCTATGCCACCTCCACCACCGCCCATGCAGCCTACACTGCCCATACCTATG GAAGTAGATGGGATGGACTCCCAACCGGAAATAGTGCGGCCGGAAGTGCGTGCAGAGACACCTGCGCCTGCGCTCGATTCTACTACTTTGCTGCAAAACGAGGAAGAATCCTTCGCTTTGGCTCCAGTCGACGCTACTGTGCTTAAAG GCATCACAAAAACGAAACGTAAGCGTAAACTTATAGTGGACGAAGTCAAGAACTTAACCGGTGAAGAGATGAAGAACCAGTTGAGCAATACGTCTGATATCGTGATAACACTGGACCTGGCTCCTCCAACCAGGAGATTGATGCACTGGAAGGAATCCGGAGGTGTTGAGAAATTATTCACATTATCCGCTAGGCCTATACCTTCGAGGGTCCTGTTCAAG aaatacCAACGCAACATGACCCTGCGCAGTGAAAACGAAGATGGCGATGCGAAGTCTCCGGAGCCCGAGCAGCCCGTTGCGAAGCCCAGAGGAAGGAAACGAAGGCACGAGGAG ATTATTCACCACGCACCGGAAACACCTGTGCCGGCGCTTCTACCTGACATACAGCCTCCGACTCCCGTGCCTCAAGAATATGAGCCTTCTATTG AGTCAGAACGAGTGCCTGAACCCACTCCTGGATACCAGTCACCGAGGTCTGATGATGAATCTCCTCTCACTCCAG GTATGCTGAGCAGCATCGGTGCCCCATTGACTCCTGGTATACTGGGCTCTCTGACACCTGGAACTCTTCTGCAAGGTGGCATCACGCCAGGTTCACTTGGACATGGAGCATTGACGCCAg gtGGCTTGACTCATGGCGGCATGACTCCAGCTGGTCTTCATCATGGTGACAACCAACCGTTAGACCTTGGCTTAGCCTCTAGTGGAATGACACCCTCGGCATTGCACCATGGcg gcATGACTCCAGGATTAGGTTTGGACAGTGGTATGACCCCAGGTGGTCTCGGCCACGGCGGTCTTACACCTGCCGGCCTACATCATGGAGGAATGACACCAG GTGGTTTGGATCACGGAGGAATGACGCCAGTTGGCCTACAACATGGCGGTATGACTCCCGCTGGATTACACCATGGAGGAATGACACCGGCTGGTTTAGGACACGGCGGAATGACGCCGGCGGGCTTGGTTCACGGTGGAATGACTCCGGCAGGTTTAGGGCACGGAGGAATGACCCCAGCAGGATTGGGACACGGTGGAATGACCCCAGCCGGTTTGAGTCACGGTGGAATGACACCCGGTGGATTGGGTCACGGAGGAATGACACCAGCAGGATTACAACACGGAGGAATGACGCCGTCAGATTTAAGACATGGTGGAATGACGCCTACAA GTGTTCAGCACAGTGGTCTTTTGCACCCCAACTCTGAACTGCCGATGATGCCCCAGGGTGGATCCCACAACCCTCTTCTGGCTACTGCAGACCATCTGCACTCTATGAGCAGAGGGGACTACcag AATGGGTTGACGAATTTAGGCTATGATGACCAACAGGGTCATAACAGTCCACAGCATGATTATGACTTACCTTTGAGTGTTGAGAac CCGGAAGAGGGCAGAGACAGCGAATGGCGTGAGGCGGGTGAGACAGACGAACAGTTCGAGGAGCGAGTCTTGAATCGTCGTGCTGCGCAGCTCTTCTCCTTAATGAAGCCCAAACTCATCGGTGAAGCGAGCATCATGTTTGCAGAGCTTGCACCGAGGCATAATAATAGGAAacag gTTGCCCAGAAATTCTACAGTTTACTAGTTCTCAAAAAGCATCAAGTATTGAAACTAGAACAGAACGAGACATACGGACCCATTACTATATCCCGGGGCACCCAGTTCGAAACGGAAGCACTATAA
- the LOC123708134 gene encoding double-strand-break repair protein rad21 homolog isoform X3 — translation MFYAHFVLAKKGPLAKIWLAAHWDKKLTKAHVFETNIEKSVDGILKPKVKMALRTSGHLLLGVVRIYSRKAKYLLQDCNEAFVKIKMAFRPGMVDLPEEHREAAMNAITLPEVFHDFDTAMPELNEVDIEAQFSLNQSRAEEITMREDYGSLNLVTHDDGFGDMGFDTENPDIMRDAIGNEGGLEQSNLLFAEGSSLELGKDGQNAGVGGAAPVLAESHAPRMEAAPNTHLDDGFGGSIPDVGDFGHAGGLFEGDLFGDVTASSSGAGATPGMAGTSAQPQSLQAEIDAAGVGGGDTAAAPEAPDSDDDMGDHYDAGDSPHHSWAGSPAPECPPSEDAAMPPPPPPMQPTLPIPMEVDGMDSQPEIVRPEVRAETPAPALDSTTLLQNEEESFALAPVDATVLKGITKTKRKRKLIVDEVKNLTGEEMKNQLSNTSDIVITLDLAPPTRRLMHWKESGGVEKLFTLSARPIPSRVLFKKYQRNMTLRSENEDGDAKSPEPEQPVAKPRGRKRRHEEIIHHAPETPVPALLPDIQPPTPVPQEYEPSIGMLSSIGAPLTPGILGSLTPGTLLQGGITPGSLGHGALTPGGLTHGGMTPAGLHHGDNQPLDLGLASSGMTPSALHHGGMTPGLGLDSGMTPGGLGHGGLTPAGLHHGGMTPGGLDHGGMTPVGLQHGGMTPAGLHHGGMTPAGLGHGGMTPAGLVHGGMTPAGLGHGGMTPAGLGHGGMTPAGLSHGGMTPGGLGHGGMTPAGLQHGGMTPSDLRHGGMTPTRVLFPGVQHSGLLHPNSELPMMPQGGSHNPLLATADHLHSMSRGDYQNGLTNLGYDDQQGHNSPQHDYDLPLSVENPEEGRDSEWREAGETDEQFEERVLNRRAAQLFSLMKPKLIGEASIMFAELAPRHNNRKQVAQKFYSLLVLKKHQVLKLEQNETYGPITISRGTQFETEAL, via the exons atgttttatgCACATTTTGTGCTGGCCAAAAAGGGCCCACTGGCCAAAATTTGGCTGGCCGCCCATTGGGATAAGAAGTTAACCAAGGCTCATGTATTTGAAACTAACATAGAGAAGTCTGTTGATGGAATTCTGAAACCCAAAGTTAAGATGGCTCTGCGGACATCAGGCCATCTGTTGCTTGGTGTTGTTAGAATATACTCTAGAAAAGCAAAGTACCTTTTGCAAGACTGTAATGAAGCTTTTGTTAAGATCAAA ATGGCCTTTAGGCCTGGTATGGTAGACTTGCCTGAGGAACATCGAGAAGCAGCTATGAATGCTATTACATTGCCTGAGGTGTTTCATGATTTTGATACAGCAATGCCTGAACTTAA TGAAGTAGACATTGAAGCCCAATTCTCCCTAAATCAATCACGGGCAGAAGAGATTACAATGAGAGAGGATTATGGGTCCTTAAACTTAGTCACTCATGATGATGGTTTTGGTGATATGGGATTTGATACAGAAAATCCAGATATAATGAGAGATGCCATTGGAAATGAGGGTGGATTGGAACAA agcAACCTGTTATTTGCGGAAGGATCATCTCTTGAATTAGGGAAGGATGGACAAAATGCAGGGGTAGGTGGAGCTGCTCCAGTCCTGGCAGAATCTCATGCACCAAGGATGGAAGCTGCCCCCAACACTCACTTGGATGACGGCTTTGGCGGTTCTATACCCGATGTTGGAGATTTTGGAC ACGCCGGCGGTTTGTTTGAGGGTGATCTATTCGGTGACGTCACAGCAAGTAGTTCAGGCGCCGGCGCTACACCCGGAATGGCCGGGACATCTGCGCAGCCGCAATCATTGCAG GCTGAAATAGACGCAGCCGGAGTGGGCGGTGGCGACACGGCAGCGGCTCCTGAAGCCCCTGACTCTGACGATGACATGGGAGACCATTATGACGCCGGGGATTCTCCACATCACAG TTGGGCGGGATCTCCTGCGCCGGAGTGTCCCCCATCCGAAGATGCCGCTATGCCACCTCCACCACCGCCCATGCAGCCTACACTGCCCATACCTATG GAAGTAGATGGGATGGACTCCCAACCGGAAATAGTGCGGCCGGAAGTGCGTGCAGAGACACCTGCGCCTGCGCTCGATTCTACTACTTTGCTGCAAAACGAGGAAGAATCCTTCGCTTTGGCTCCAGTCGACGCTACTGTGCTTAAAG GCATCACAAAAACGAAACGTAAGCGTAAACTTATAGTGGACGAAGTCAAGAACTTAACCGGTGAAGAGATGAAGAACCAGTTGAGCAATACGTCTGATATCGTGATAACACTGGACCTGGCTCCTCCAACCAGGAGATTGATGCACTGGAAGGAATCCGGAGGTGTTGAGAAATTATTCACATTATCCGCTAGGCCTATACCTTCGAGGGTCCTGTTCAAG aaatacCAACGCAACATGACCCTGCGCAGTGAAAACGAAGATGGCGATGCGAAGTCTCCGGAGCCCGAGCAGCCCGTTGCGAAGCCCAGAGGAAGGAAACGAAGGCACGAGGAG ATTATTCACCACGCACCGGAAACACCTGTGCCGGCGCTTCTACCTGACATACAGCCTCCGACTCCCGTGCCTCAAGAATATGAGCCTTCTATTG GTATGCTGAGCAGCATCGGTGCCCCATTGACTCCTGGTATACTGGGCTCTCTGACACCTGGAACTCTTCTGCAAGGTGGCATCACGCCAGGTTCACTTGGACATGGAGCATTGACGCCAg gtGGCTTGACTCATGGCGGCATGACTCCAGCTGGTCTTCATCATGGTGACAACCAACCGTTAGACCTTGGCTTAGCCTCTAGTGGAATGACACCCTCGGCATTGCACCATGGcg gcATGACTCCAGGATTAGGTTTGGACAGTGGTATGACCCCAGGTGGTCTCGGCCACGGCGGTCTTACACCTGCCGGCCTACATCATGGAGGAATGACACCAG GTGGTTTGGATCACGGAGGAATGACGCCAGTTGGCCTACAACATGGCGGTATGACTCCCGCTGGATTACACCATGGAGGAATGACACCGGCTGGTTTAGGACACGGCGGAATGACGCCGGCGGGCTTGGTTCACGGTGGAATGACTCCGGCAGGTTTAGGGCACGGAGGAATGACCCCAGCAGGATTGGGACACGGTGGAATGACCCCAGCCGGTTTGAGTCACGGTGGAATGACACCCGGTGGATTGGGTCACGGAGGAATGACACCAGCAGGATTACAACACGGAGGAATGACGCCGTCAGATTTAAGACATGGTGGAATGACGCCTACAA GAGTGTTATTTCCAGGTGTTCAGCACAGTGGTCTTTTGCACCCCAACTCTGAACTGCCGATGATGCCCCAGGGTGGATCCCACAACCCTCTTCTGGCTACTGCAGACCATCTGCACTCTATGAGCAGAGGGGACTACcag AATGGGTTGACGAATTTAGGCTATGATGACCAACAGGGTCATAACAGTCCACAGCATGATTATGACTTACCTTTGAGTGTTGAGAac CCGGAAGAGGGCAGAGACAGCGAATGGCGTGAGGCGGGTGAGACAGACGAACAGTTCGAGGAGCGAGTCTTGAATCGTCGTGCTGCGCAGCTCTTCTCCTTAATGAAGCCCAAACTCATCGGTGAAGCGAGCATCATGTTTGCAGAGCTTGCACCGAGGCATAATAATAGGAAacag gTTGCCCAGAAATTCTACAGTTTACTAGTTCTCAAAAAGCATCAAGTATTGAAACTAGAACAGAACGAGACATACGGACCCATTACTATATCCCGGGGCACCCAGTTCGAAACGGAAGCACTATAA
- the LOC123708734 gene encoding ATP synthase lipid-binding protein, mitochondrial — protein sequence MLSAARLIAPAARSAIFSNTALVRPLAAVPTQTQIVPAVPAQVSAVRSFQTTSVTKDIDSAAKFIGAGAATVGVAGSGAGIGTVFGSLIIGYARNPSLKQQLFSYAILGFALSEAMGLFCLMMAFLLLFAF from the exons atgcTGTCTGCTGCTAGATTGATCGCCCCTGCAGCCAGGTCTGCT ATCTTCAGCAACACAGCTCTTGTGAGGCCACTCGCAGCAGTCCCCACACAGACACAAATTGTGCCTGCTGTCCCCGCCCAGGTGTCAGCAGTGCGTAGCTTCCAAACCACATCAGTTACAAAAGATATTGACTCTGCTGCCAAATTTATTGGTGCTGGTGCGGCGACAGTAGGAGTAGCTGGCTCCG GTGCCGGTATTGGAACAGTGTTTGGTTCCCTTATCATTGGTTATGCCAGGAACCCATCCCTGAAGCAGCAGCTTTTCTCATACGCCATCTTGGGCTTTGCCCTGTCTGAGGCTATGGGTCTCTTCTGTCTTATGATGGCGTTCTTGCTGCTCTTTGCTTTCTAA